One stretch of Lachnospiraceae bacterium oral taxon 096 DNA includes these proteins:
- a CDS encoding Tellurium resistance, with protein MGEILINLNWNARPVSTAKKQGFFSRLFGEGEGGGIDLDLGCLWELKDGSKGSVQALGKNFGNLNSAPFVALDGDDRTGENSAGENLRINGNQLSKIKRILVYTFIYEGVANWKQADGVVTIKYPKAEDIVVKMNEYDTNKTMCGLVLLENLNNETFSVERVVQFYSGHRSLDEAFHWGLRWVAGKKD; from the coding sequence TTGGGCGAGATTCTAATTAATCTAAATTGGAATGCTAGACCAGTTTCGACAGCAAAAAAGCAGGGATTTTTTTCTCGCCTATTTGGAGAAGGGGAAGGTGGGGGGATTGATTTGGATCTCGGCTGTTTGTGGGAATTAAAAGATGGAAGCAAGGGAAGTGTTCAAGCTCTTGGAAAAAATTTTGGAAATCTTAATTCGGCTCCTTTTGTTGCTCTAGATGGTGATGACCGAACGGGGGAAAATAGTGCGGGAGAGAACTTGAGGATCAATGGAAACCAGCTGTCAAAGATAAAGAGGATTTTAGTTTACACCTTTATTTATGAAGGTGTAGCTAATTGGAAGCAGGCGGATGGAGTGGTTACGATTAAATATCCAAAGGCAGAGGATATCGTGGTAAAGATGAATGAATATGACACCAATAAGACGATGTGCGGACTGGTTTTATTGGAGAACTTAAATAATGAAACTTTTAGTGTGGAGAGAGTCGTTCAGTTTTATTCCGGTCACAGAAGTTTGGACGAGGCATTCCACTGGGGACTTCGTTGGGTAGCAGGAAAAAAAGATTAA
- a CDS encoding MATE family efflux transporter, with amino-acid sequence MTHDMTKGNPLQLILRFTIPVFFGNLFQQVYNLADALIAGRYIGVNALAAIGSTGSLIFFVLGWLTGLTSGFAILVAQSFGAQDMKRLRHYLAMSIYLIGAMVLVMTVGLTLVNVPILRLMNTPENILPDTAAYMHVIYLGLIATAAYDGLAAVLRAVGDSRSPLYFLVISAVINVVLDIVFVLQFHTGVVGCAYATVISQGISALLCLIYMIKKYEILHLHREDMKFSWYSAVQMLNLGVPMGLQFSITAIGTIIVQGAINVFGEAHIAGFSAANKVQNVCTTMFAAFGATIATYTGQNLGAGRMDRVREGVKVTLKTLLVFSVVIAIIISVFGVQIARLFVGGLDTEVLGAARNYFQAVIWFYPFLACIFLYRNTLQGLGYGLVPMLGGVSELFARGMVVVVLARFGKFFLVCLADPAAWIFALLPIVPYYYYISKKVLTNEYK; translated from the coding sequence ATGACACATGATATGACTAAGGGAAATCCCTTGCAGTTAATTTTGCGATTTACGATACCTGTGTTTTTTGGCAATCTTTTTCAGCAAGTGTATAACCTGGCGGATGCACTCATTGCAGGGCGCTATATTGGAGTCAATGCACTGGCGGCCATTGGAAGTACAGGTTCCTTGATTTTTTTTGTGCTTGGTTGGCTGACAGGACTAACAAGTGGATTTGCAATTTTAGTTGCCCAAAGTTTTGGCGCACAGGATATGAAGAGGCTTCGCCACTATTTGGCTATGAGTATTTATCTCATTGGAGCAATGGTACTGGTGATGACAGTAGGGCTAACCTTAGTCAATGTTCCCATTTTGCGATTGATGAATACACCCGAAAATATTTTGCCCGATACTGCTGCTTATATGCATGTAATCTATTTGGGTTTGATTGCCACGGCGGCCTATGATGGACTTGCTGCTGTACTTCGTGCAGTGGGAGATAGTCGTTCACCTCTTTATTTTTTGGTTATTTCAGCAGTTATTAATGTTGTTTTAGACATTGTATTTGTATTGCAATTTCATACAGGCGTGGTGGGTTGCGCCTATGCGACAGTGATTTCGCAGGGAATTTCTGCACTCCTTTGTTTAATCTATATGATAAAAAAATATGAGATTTTGCATTTACATCGAGAAGATATGAAATTTTCATGGTACTCTGCAGTTCAAATGCTCAATTTAGGTGTGCCAATGGGATTACAATTTTCCATCACAGCGATTGGTACAATTATTGTACAGGGAGCCATTAATGTCTTTGGTGAGGCACATATTGCGGGATTTTCTGCAGCGAATAAGGTACAAAATGTCTGCACGACAATGTTTGCAGCCTTTGGAGCAACGATTGCCACCTATACGGGACAAAATTTAGGTGCAGGAAGAATGGACAGAGTGAGAGAGGGAGTAAAGGTGACGCTAAAGACATTGCTTGTTTTTTCTGTTGTCATTGCCATCATCATTTCCGTCTTTGGTGTGCAGATTGCGAGATTATTTGTTGGAGGATTAGATACAGAGGTTCTAGGGGCAGCAAGAAACTACTTCCAAGCAGTGATCTGGTTTTATCCATTTCTTGCCTGCATCTTTTTATATCGAAATACCTTGCAGGGATTGGGATATGGTCTTGTACCGATGCTTGGTGGTGTGTCAGAGCTTTTTGCCAGAGGAATGGTTGTAGTTGTTTTGGCAAGGTTTGGAAAATTTTTCCTTGTCTGTTTGGCTGATCCAGCTGCTTGGATATTTGCACTATTGCCAATTGTTCCATACTATTACTATATCAGTAAAAAAGTATTGACAAACGAATATAAATAG
- a CDS encoding diaminopimelate dehydrogenase has protein sequence MSIRIGIMGYGNLGRGIECAIKQNPDMELKAVFTRRDPKTVKILTEGVNVYPAAEAVAHKDEVDVLILCGGSATDLPTQTPEFAKNFNVIDSFDTHARIPEHFANVDAAAKASGKIAIISIGWDPGMFSLNRLYANAVLPNGKDYTFWGKGVSQGHSDAIRRVEGVLDARQYTIPVESALEAVRNGENPELTTRQKHTRECFVVAAEGADLAKIENEIKTMPNYFSDYDTTVHFISQEELDRDHKGIPHGGFVFRSGKTGWNNENSHIIEYRLKLDSNPEFTTSVLVAYARAAYKLAKEGQTGCKTIFDIAPAYLVNMSAEDMRAHLL, from the coding sequence ATGAGCATTAGAATTGGTATCATGGGTTATGGTAACCTTGGAAGAGGTATTGAGTGTGCGATTAAGCAGAATCCAGATATGGAACTGAAGGCAGTATTTACAAGAAGAGACCCAAAGACAGTAAAGATTTTGACAGAGGGTGTCAATGTATATCCAGCAGCCGAGGCCGTAGCACACAAAGACGAGGTTGATGTTTTGATCCTTTGCGGTGGTAGTGCGACAGATTTGCCAACACAGACACCAGAGTTTGCAAAGAACTTCAATGTCATTGATAGTTTCGATACTCATGCAAGAATTCCAGAGCACTTTGCAAATGTTGATGCAGCAGCAAAGGCGAGTGGAAAGATTGCAATTATTTCTATTGGATGGGATCCAGGTATGTTCTCACTCAATCGTCTCTATGCAAATGCTGTATTGCCAAATGGAAAGGATTACACATTCTGGGGCAAGGGCGTTAGTCAGGGACATTCCGATGCAATCCGAAGAGTGGAGGGCGTCTTAGATGCAAGACAGTATACTATTCCTGTTGAGTCAGCACTTGAGGCAGTGAGAAATGGAGAGAATCCAGAGCTGACAACAAGACAAAAGCACACAAGGGAGTGTTTTGTTGTTGCAGCTGAGGGCGCAGATCTTGCAAAGATTGAAAATGAAATCAAGACAATGCCTAACTACTTCTCTGATTATGATACAACCGTACATTTCATTTCTCAGGAAGAGTTAGATAGAGATCACAAGGGAATTCCACATGGTGGTTTTGTATTCAGAAGTGGCAAGACGGGCTGGAACAATGAAAACTCACATATTATTGAATACAGATTAAAGCTTGATTCCAATCCAGAGTTTACAACATCTGTTCTTGTAGCTTATGCTAGAGCAGCATATAAGTTAGCTAAGGAAGGACAGACTGGTTGCAAGACAATCTTTGATATTGCACCAGCATATCTTGTCAATATGAGTGCTGAGGATATGCGAGCACATTTATTATAA
- a CDS encoding TrkH family potassium uptake protein: MRRHLSQGQFIAIGFILMILIGAILLDTPMASRSGQSIGFLSALFTATSASCVTGLVVADTATQWTLFGQIVVLILIQIGGLGFISIGVFFSIILRRKIGLRERGLMMESTNALQLGGIVKFARRIVAGTAIVEGVGALLLMIRFIPEFGILKGIWYGIFHSVSAFCNGGFDLMGAKYGKYSSLVAYYDDPLVNIVIMSLIVIGGIGFVVWGDLLKNRWHFKKYLLHTKIVLLMSTILIFGGALLFYWAERNGVLKGMSVSGQILSSLFASVTARTAGFNTVDTAAMSGASKLLTTALMFIGGSPGSTAGGIKTTTLFVLLMGVKKNVTGAYGIQAFGKRLEDDALATASIIATLNMGITIITIFIVMGMQPFAMQDVVFEAFSASGTVGITAGITRDLNTVSRILMIMLMYLGRVGSLSFALAFMESKKKPKVMLPKESISIG; this comes from the coding sequence ATGCGAAGACATTTGTCGCAGGGACAATTCATTGCGATTGGCTTTATCTTGATGATATTGATTGGGGCCATACTTCTAGATACCCCGATGGCCTCGAGGTCTGGACAGAGCATTGGATTTTTGAGTGCACTTTTTACAGCTACAAGTGCGAGCTGTGTGACAGGATTGGTTGTGGCAGATACAGCGACGCAGTGGACGCTGTTTGGTCAGATTGTTGTTTTAATTTTGATTCAAATCGGAGGACTTGGATTTATCAGTATTGGTGTGTTCTTTTCCATTATATTGCGAAGAAAAATAGGACTGAGAGAGCGTGGTCTAATGATGGAGAGTACCAATGCATTACAGCTTGGTGGAATTGTAAAATTTGCCAGAAGAATTGTGGCAGGAACAGCCATCGTCGAGGGCGTTGGAGCATTGCTCTTGATGATTCGCTTTATTCCAGAATTTGGTATTTTAAAGGGAATATGGTATGGAATTTTTCACTCCGTATCCGCTTTTTGTAATGGTGGATTTGACCTCATGGGTGCAAAATATGGAAAATATTCTTCTCTGGTTGCCTATTATGATGACCCATTAGTCAATATTGTGATTATGTCTCTGATTGTGATTGGCGGTATTGGCTTTGTTGTATGGGGAGATTTATTAAAAAATCGCTGGCATTTTAAGAAGTATTTGTTACATACAAAGATTGTATTATTGATGAGTACCATTTTAATCTTTGGTGGGGCTTTGCTCTTTTATTGGGCGGAAAGAAATGGTGTGCTCAAGGGAATGAGTGTGTCAGGACAGATTTTATCCAGCCTCTTTGCATCAGTTACGGCAAGAACGGCAGGATTTAATACAGTGGATACAGCAGCAATGTCAGGAGCTTCAAAGTTATTGACAACAGCATTGATGTTTATTGGTGGAAGTCCAGGTTCTACCGCAGGTGGTATTAAAACAACCACGCTCTTTGTACTTTTGATGGGCGTAAAGAAAAATGTGACAGGTGCCTATGGTATTCAGGCATTTGGAAAGCGCTTAGAGGATGATGCTTTGGCAACAGCAAGTATTATTGCGACCTTAAATATGGGGATTACCATTATCACCATCTTTATTGTGATGGGAATGCAACCATTTGCCATGCAGGATGTCGTGTTTGAAGCGTTTTCTGCCAGTGGAACTGTAGGAATTACAGCGGGAATTACAAGAGATTTAAATACAGTGTCTAGGATACTGATGATTATGTTGATGTATCTTGGAAGAGTGGGAAGTCTCTCCTTTGCTTTGGCTTTTATGGAGAGTAAGAAAAAGCCAAAGGTGATGTTGCCAAAGGAATCAATTAGTATAGGTTAG
- a CDS encoding TrkA family potassium uptake protein, which yields MKSILIIGMGRFGRHLCKELAELGNQIMIVDQEEDRLEGMFPYVVSAKIGDCTNEDVLKSLGIGNFDIVFVCIGTNFQSSLETTSLVKELGAKYVVSKANRDIHAKFLLKNGADEVIYPDRDIAEKVAVSYSSDSIFDYIELTDEFSIYEIAPLPKWVGKTLRDLDLRNTYSISVLGTKQGEYMKLMPHADYTIDGRAHLMVIGRKKDIDRIVKELEK from the coding sequence ATGAAATCAATTTTAATCATTGGAATGGGAAGATTTGGTCGCCATCTCTGTAAGGAATTGGCAGAGCTTGGCAATCAAATTATGATCGTTGACCAGGAAGAAGATCGATTAGAGGGAATGTTTCCCTATGTCGTCAGTGCAAAAATTGGAGATTGTACCAATGAAGATGTTTTAAAGAGTTTGGGCATTGGAAATTTTGATATTGTTTTTGTCTGCATTGGAACAAATTTTCAAAGTTCTCTGGAGACTACCTCTTTAGTTAAGGAATTGGGGGCTAAGTATGTGGTGAGTAAGGCCAATCGAGATATCCATGCAAAGTTCTTACTAAAAAATGGTGCGGATGAGGTGATTTATCCAGATAGAGATATTGCAGAAAAAGTGGCCGTAAGTTATAGTTCAGATAGTATCTTTGACTATATTGAGTTGACCGATGAGTTTTCTATCTATGAAATTGCTCCGCTGCCAAAGTGGGTTGGCAAGACATTGAGAGATTTGGACTTGAGAAACACCTATAGTATCTCTGTGTTGGGAACAAAGCAAGGAGAGTATATGAAATTGATGCCACATGCAGACTATACAATCGACGGTCGGGCACATCTGATGGTCATTGGAAGAAAGAAAGACATTGATCGCATTGTAAAGGAGTTAGAGAAGTAG
- a CDS encoding HAD family hydrolase, translating to MIRACIFDLDGTLLDTLHALKETISLTMEHLGYQAIDEEHTKIFVGEGYQKFIQNALIYSGDTECTHQEEAEKFYLETFEKTCLDGVKPYDGVVEALKKLKEKGILLGVLSNKSQDRAEDNIYSQFGKDLFDLVYGEREGIPKKPDPTALLAMLKELNVCPEECMYFGDTSTDMQTGRAAKVHTVGVLWGFRDRKELESFSPEKLLSHPSEIGE from the coding sequence ATGATTCGAGCATGTATTTTTGATTTGGATGGCACACTTTTGGATACCTTACATGCATTAAAAGAGACCATTAGTTTGACAATGGAACATTTGGGCTATCAAGCGATTGATGAGGAGCACACAAAGATTTTTGTGGGAGAGGGATATCAAAAATTTATTCAAAATGCATTGATCTACTCAGGAGATACTGAGTGTACACATCAAGAGGAGGCAGAAAAGTTTTATCTGGAAACTTTTGAGAAAACTTGCTTAGATGGGGTAAAGCCCTATGATGGAGTGGTTGAAGCTTTAAAAAAGTTAAAGGAAAAGGGAATACTTCTTGGGGTATTATCAAATAAGTCACAAGACCGTGCAGAGGACAATATCTACTCCCAATTTGGAAAAGATCTCTTTGATCTTGTCTATGGAGAAAGAGAGGGTATTCCCAAAAAGCCAGATCCCACAGCTCTTCTTGCAATGCTTAAGGAGTTGAATGTCTGTCCAGAGGAATGTATGTATTTTGGTGATACTTCGACAGATATGCAGACAGGAAGGGCAGCAAAAGTCCATACTGTGGGTGTATTATGGGGATTTCGAGATAGAAAGGAGCTAGAAAGTTTTTCACCAGAAAAGCTTTTGTCACATCCGTCAGAAATAGGAGAATGA
- a CDS encoding LysR family transcriptional regulator, which yields MEQHLSQYKIFYEVAKAGNISRAAKGLYISQPAISKSISKLEESLNVTLFVRNSRGVTLTMEGQMLYNHISDAFHSISIGEQQLRRIKDFHIGKIKIGVSNTLCKYTLLPKLKDFVANYPHIMVNIASQPTAQTVNMVDNGLLDLGLVVQPNNKKNFAFAPLMDIHDTFVASPEYLNHLYLRESIECDPLLVGNIMMLDKKNTTRRYIDEYLLNHNISPHQLLEVTNMELLIEFTKIGIGIGCVIREFVEDELNQGSLVEIRLPHSIPNRTIGFYYSIANPNPALKSFL from the coding sequence ATGGAACAACATTTATCACAATATAAAATTTTTTATGAAGTTGCCAAAGCAGGAAATATCTCTCGTGCAGCAAAAGGCCTCTATATCAGCCAGCCCGCAATTTCAAAATCAATTTCTAAGCTCGAGGAAAGCCTAAATGTAACCCTCTTTGTGCGCAACTCTAGAGGTGTCACTTTGACGATGGAAGGACAAATGCTCTACAATCACATCTCAGATGCATTTCATTCTATCAGTATTGGTGAACAACAATTGCGAAGAATTAAGGATTTTCATATCGGAAAAATAAAAATTGGTGTAAGCAATACATTGTGTAAATATACACTACTTCCCAAATTAAAGGATTTTGTCGCTAACTATCCCCATATTATGGTCAATATTGCCTCACAACCGACAGCACAAACTGTCAATATGGTAGACAATGGGCTCTTGGACCTTGGGCTTGTTGTCCAGCCAAATAACAAGAAAAATTTTGCATTTGCCCCACTAATGGATATTCATGACACCTTTGTGGCCTCTCCTGAATATCTCAACCACTTATATTTACGTGAGAGCATTGAATGCGATCCTCTTCTTGTTGGAAATATCATGATGTTAGACAAAAAAAACACAACCAGAAGATATATTGATGAATATTTGCTCAATCATAATATTTCTCCACATCAGCTATTAGAAGTGACCAACATGGAGCTTCTCATTGAGTTTACAAAGATTGGCATTGGTATCGGCTGTGTCATTCGAGAATTTGTTGAAGACGAATTAAATCAAGGTTCTCTCGTTGAAATTCGCCTTCCACATTCGATTCCCAACCGAACGATTGGATTTTATTACTCCATTGCGAATCCAAATCCAGCACTAAAATCATTTCTATAA
- a CDS encoding cell wall hydrolase — MLKLKSLLKMKDMDKGEKKSNLSKHTIKVLVGFSVALVMGIYTNVGIHPSDQVGASLNVDAATITAPANADVVNEVDKKQEDEVAKSISDEDYNNLCRIVESESGDSDVEGRMLVANVVFNRVANAEFPNTISGVILMKGQFSPVSNGSFYRVKVSQKTITAVNRVLAGEDISQGALYFMNRAGSSKKNIRWFDSHLTYLFKHGGHEFFK; from the coding sequence ATGTTAAAGTTAAAATCACTTTTGAAAATGAAGGATATGGACAAAGGTGAAAAAAAGTCGAACTTGAGTAAGCACACCATCAAGGTACTAGTGGGATTTTCTGTAGCTTTAGTTATGGGCATTTATACCAATGTGGGTATTCACCCAAGTGATCAGGTGGGGGCAAGTCTCAATGTCGATGCAGCAACAATAACAGCCCCAGCAAATGCTGATGTTGTTAATGAAGTGGATAAGAAGCAGGAAGATGAAGTTGCCAAATCGATTAGTGATGAGGATTACAACAATCTGTGCCGCATTGTGGAATCAGAATCTGGTGACAGCGATGTAGAAGGAAGAATGTTGGTGGCCAATGTGGTTTTTAACCGCGTAGCGAATGCTGAATTTCCAAACACCATTTCTGGTGTAATTTTGATGAAGGGACAATTTTCGCCAGTGAGCAATGGCTCATTTTATCGAGTAAAGGTTTCGCAAAAGACCATTACTGCTGTGAACAGGGTGTTAGCTGGTGAAGACATTTCACAGGGAGCTTTGTACTTTATGAATAGAGCAGGCTCATCAAAGAAAAATATCCGCTGGTTTGATAGTCATTTGACTTATTTATTTAAACATGGCGGACATGAATTTTTCAAGTAA
- a CDS encoding HAD-IA family hydrolase has protein sequence MPMKHIFFDLDGTLVESALGITKAVQRALAHFGIVEKNLENLEVFIGPPLFDSFQKYYHFSKEQYDTAIDIFHDYYHSVGIFECKLYDGIEDVLRELVENGKKLYVASSKPEEQARKVITHFGLDDYFVFVGGADGDHGTKRSTKAAVIEYVMRENHLSNQKDIAMVGDRCHDVLGARENHLPCVGVLYGYGNQRELEQAKATVIVRSPEQIPAALCQL, from the coding sequence TTGCCTATGAAACATATATTTTTTGATTTGGATGGGACATTAGTGGAATCGGCCTTGGGGATTACCAAGGCGGTGCAAAGGGCATTGGCTCATTTTGGGATTGTGGAGAAAAACTTAGAAAATCTTGAAGTTTTTATTGGTCCACCATTATTTGATAGCTTTCAGAAATATTATCACTTTTCTAAGGAGCAATATGACACAGCCATTGATATTTTTCACGATTACTATCATTCCGTTGGAATTTTTGAATGTAAATTATATGACGGGATAGAGGATGTATTGAGGGAATTAGTGGAAAATGGGAAAAAACTATATGTTGCCTCGTCAAAGCCTGAGGAACAGGCAAGAAAAGTGATCACCCATTTTGGGCTGGATGACTATTTTGTTTTTGTCGGTGGAGCAGATGGCGACCATGGCACAAAAAGGTCGACAAAGGCTGCAGTGATTGAATATGTAATGAGAGAAAACCATTTATCTAATCAAAAGGATATTGCTATGGTAGGAGATCGGTGCCATGATGTGTTGGGAGCAAGAGAAAATCATTTGCCCTGTGTGGGGGTTCTCTATGGATATGGAAATCAAAGAGAGCTTGAACAGGCGAAGGCAACAGTGATTGTTCGTTCACCAGAGCAGATCCCCGCAGCATTGTGTCAATTGTAA
- a CDS encoding GNAT family N-acetyltransferase, giving the protein MIELGYTKRNLLTSLCEGSDEPLIKAAMEDAVGRAWVAEMDEPKFCVIKVGNFIYLIGLPPKGRKALDLRSILLRECNNAYIVPENDHWKHWLEDNLNCNYRMVSRYTVKREKNSCDQSALKEWIEAIGAEYKLRKLDRTAFKKIAANEWSSDFTCNCDEEEFFLNGTGYVVYLDKEIVSGCSVYGFSEGKVEVTIATKLGHKRKGLAIAAAARYMLDCAREDRYPLWDTGSVHSIELAEKLGFVADGEYQVFQIAVDDDF; this is encoded by the coding sequence ATGATTGAACTGGGATATACCAAAAGAAATCTTTTGACATCACTTTGTGAAGGTAGTGATGAACCATTGATTAAGGCCGCTATGGAAGATGCTGTGGGACGTGCGTGGGTGGCTGAGATGGACGAACCAAAATTTTGTGTCATCAAGGTTGGAAATTTTATCTATCTGATTGGTCTGCCACCAAAGGGAAGAAAGGCATTGGACCTTCGCAGCATTTTGCTTCGTGAGTGCAATAATGCCTATATTGTTCCAGAGAATGACCATTGGAAGCACTGGTTGGAGGATAATTTAAATTGCAATTATCGTATGGTAAGTCGCTATACAGTAAAGCGAGAAAAAAATAGCTGTGACCAATCAGCACTCAAGGAATGGATTGAGGCCATTGGAGCAGAGTATAAGTTGAGAAAACTGGATAGGACAGCATTTAAAAAGATTGCAGCCAATGAATGGAGCAGTGATTTTACCTGTAATTGTGATGAGGAAGAATTTTTCTTAAATGGCACAGGGTATGTTGTATATTTGGACAAGGAGATTGTCAGTGGTTGCAGTGTCTATGGATTTAGTGAGGGAAAGGTGGAAGTGACCATCGCCACAAAGCTTGGACACAAGCGAAAGGGATTGGCCATTGCAGCGGCTGCAAGATATATGCTTGATTGTGCTCGTGAGGATCGCTATCCACTTTGGGATACAGGATCGGTGCACTCCATTGAGCTTGCAGAGAAGTTGGGTTTTGTTGCTGATGGGGAGTATCAAGTTTTCCAGATTGCTGTGGATGATGACTTTTAG
- a CDS encoding AI-2E family transporter, whose product MKDEFKPYFYWGMTALGVIGAAIGISFIALHARDIFSIVKKIASILTPIIYGAVLAFLMTGPYNFFVAFLNRHLKKAIKNQKLAKKISTGMATFLCVILVIAIISLLVMMILPQMISNVSDMLNSLPKDLASFEPSFLERFKHYPVVDKNYESVKLSVINWFNQSIVPNINKYIVGFSSGVITAFHMIINFLIGLMVMVYLLNMKEILAAQVKKICYSILEVKKANRLLEETRYIRKVFSQFIVGKIIDSLIIGIINYVFMLIIHMPYALLISVVVGVTNVIPFFGPFIGAIPSAFILLLVSPISCLEFLIWILILQQVDGNIIGPKILGQTTGLASFWVLFSILLFGGLFGIVGMVIGVPTWAVIYRLTKERVNIKLGKKKLSVDSKDYWGLQGIDEENGEYIREIKKD is encoded by the coding sequence TTGAAAGATGAGTTTAAGCCATATTTTTATTGGGGAATGACAGCACTGGGTGTGATTGGTGCGGCTATTGGTATTTCTTTTATTGCCTTGCATGCAAGGGATATCTTTAGTATAGTGAAAAAAATTGCTTCGATTTTAACTCCGATTATCTATGGTGCAGTTTTGGCCTTTTTGATGACAGGACCTTATAATTTTTTTGTGGCATTTTTAAATCGTCATCTCAAAAAGGCAATAAAAAATCAAAAGTTAGCAAAAAAGATTTCAACGGGCATGGCCACTTTTTTATGTGTTATCTTAGTTATTGCTATCATTTCTTTGTTGGTGATGATGATTTTGCCACAGATGATTTCCAATGTAAGTGATATGCTCAATTCATTGCCAAAAGATTTAGCGAGCTTTGAGCCATCATTTTTAGAGCGATTTAAGCACTATCCTGTGGTGGATAAAAACTATGAAAGTGTAAAACTTAGTGTAATTAATTGGTTCAACCAATCCATTGTGCCAAATATCAACAAATATATTGTGGGATTTTCATCGGGCGTGATTACAGCATTTCATATGATTATCAATTTTTTGATTGGTTTGATGGTTATGGTCTATTTGCTCAATATGAAGGAGATTTTAGCTGCACAGGTCAAAAAGATTTGTTACAGTATATTGGAAGTAAAGAAAGCCAATCGGTTGCTTGAGGAGACAAGATATATTCGAAAGGTTTTTTCACAATTTATTGTGGGGAAGATTATTGATTCTTTGATTATTGGTATAATCAATTATGTGTTTATGCTCATTATTCATATGCCTTATGCACTCTTAATTAGTGTGGTTGTGGGCGTGACCAATGTAATTCCATTTTTTGGCCCATTTATTGGTGCGATTCCAAGTGCATTTATTTTACTATTGGTTTCACCAATTTCTTGTCTGGAGTTTTTAATTTGGATTTTAATACTGCAACAGGTCGATGGCAATATTATTGGACCAAAGATTCTTGGACAGACTACGGGGCTGGCAAGTTTTTGGGTGCTCTTTTCCATCTTGCTTTTTGGTGGATTATTTGGCATTGTTGGTATGGTGATTGGTGTGCCGACATGGGCTGTCATTTATCGTTTGACCAAGGAGAGAGTCAACATTAAATTGGGAAAGAAAAAGCTCTCTGTGGACAGCAAGGATTATTGGGGACTTCAAGGTATTGATGAAGAAAATGGGGAGTATATCAGGGAAATCAAAAAAGATTAG
- a CDS encoding SEC-C domain-containing protein, protein MTLLENWRNLAYGDGTNDKDKETLWTNYFMVEKGIYEQILSNPKEKITCTVKELAEKFHTDVQTITGFLDGINESLTEENPIETMDENTTVNIEIVPEKLYYNMVEAKAEWLYNLPQWDNILDAEKRKEIYHAQKISGTVVKPKKIGRNDPCPCGSGKKYKHCCGKNA, encoded by the coding sequence ATGACATTATTGGAGAACTGGAGAAATCTAGCTTATGGCGATGGAACCAATGATAAAGATAAAGAGACTTTGTGGACAAACTACTTCATGGTAGAGAAGGGGATCTATGAGCAAATCCTTAGCAATCCTAAGGAGAAGATTACTTGTACAGTGAAAGAGCTCGCAGAAAAATTCCATACGGATGTACAGACAATTACAGGATTTTTGGATGGCATCAATGAGTCTTTGACAGAGGAAAATCCAATTGAGACAATGGATGAGAATACCACAGTTAATATTGAGATTGTTCCGGAAAAACTCTACTACAACATGGTAGAGGCTAAGGCAGAGTGGTTATATAATCTTCCACAATGGGATAACATTCTCGATGCAGAAAAGAGAAAAGAAATTTACCATGCACAAAAGATCAGTGGTACTGTTGTAAAGCCAAAGAAGATTGGACGCAACGACCCTTGCCCATGTGGTAGTGGAAAGAAGTATAAGCATTGCTGTGGAAAGAATGCATAA